The following proteins are encoded in a genomic region of Actinomadura sp. NAK00032:
- a CDS encoding MerR family transcriptional regulator, with the protein MAMPPKLRSRARSRSSPGSERHDDHRTAVQSLSIGEVSERTGLSVHALRFYEREGLLVGPVQRTAGGRRRYTSADVEWLQICVKLRESGMPLADLEHFAELVRRGPGNEAERLRLLDAHRRRVEAQIQALEECRSLIAWKVGVYAEHSLAVRPTGSGTPQPETSVGVISRVVCAASAMRRHAVASACRGHVPFWAENAPTTTVSSIRGTSFCRRSASPLRAWCDELRQSRVARPPSVGEVRQTIGLAFESMRSGSRPGCACWRSGEATGCSAACLPGCAGHRGWALRGQPFHPRGRWPCSPAGAAAGSAGVSPHGWRVARAVWAVKKRAVRNSGRGKFVIGSHNGIRVPGAGC; encoded by the coding sequence ATGGCCATGCCGCCGAAGCTACGATCTAGAGCGAGGTCTAGATCAAGTCCGGGGAGTGAGCGGCATGACGACCACCGAACCGCCGTGCAGTCGCTGAGCATCGGCGAGGTGTCCGAGCGGACCGGACTGAGCGTGCACGCCCTGCGCTTCTACGAGCGCGAAGGCCTGCTCGTCGGGCCGGTCCAGCGCACGGCGGGCGGCCGGCGGCGCTACACCTCCGCTGATGTCGAATGGCTGCAGATCTGCGTCAAGCTCCGCGAATCCGGCATGCCGCTCGCCGACCTCGAACACTTCGCCGAACTGGTACGCCGCGGACCGGGCAACGAGGCGGAACGGCTGCGACTGCTCGACGCCCATCGGCGGCGCGTCGAAGCGCAGATCCAGGCGCTGGAGGAATGCCGGTCACTCATCGCCTGGAAGGTCGGCGTCTACGCCGAGCACTCGCTCGCGGTGAGGCCGACGGGCTCTGGGACCCCACAACCTGAGACAAGCGTGGGCGTGATCAGCCGCGTCGTGTGTGCCGCGTCGGCAATGAGGCGACATGCCGTCGCATCGGCCTGCCGAGGCCACGTCCCGTTCTGGGCCGAGAACGCACCGACCACGACCGTGTCCTCCATCCGCGGGACGTCCTTCTGTCGTCGATCGGCCTCACCTCTCCGCGCCTGGTGCGACGAGCTGCGCCAATCGCGCGTTGCTCGTCCACCGTCCGTTGGGGAGGTTCGGCAGACGATTGGCCTCGCCTTCGAATCGATGCGCTCTGGATCACGGCCGGGGTGCGCGTGCTGGAGATCCGGCGAGGCGACCGGGTGTAGCGCAGCTTGCCTACCTGGCTGTGCTGGGCACCGAGGGTGGGCGCTCCGTGGGCAGCCATTTCATCCGCGTGGCCGTTGGCCGTGCTCGCCGGCCGGGGCGGCGGCGGGGTCGGCCGGGGTGTCGCCGCACGGCTGGCGGGTGGCGCGGGCGGTCTGGGCTGTGAAAAAGCGCGCAGTGCGAAACTCGGGGCGCGGAAAGTTTGTCATCGGTTCCCATAACGGGATTCGGGTTCCCGGAGCGGGGTG
- a CDS encoding SDR family NAD(P)-dependent oxidoreductase → MAITDQQPLGSPFSASTTAEDVLAGLDLSGKTAVVTGGYSGLGLATTRALTAAGTRVIVPARRPDVARAALKEVKNCEVISMDLADIDSVRSAAARISDRLDRLDLLMAVAGVMATPERRVGPGWEGQLTANHFGHFTLACALYPLLVAAAGARVVVNSSAGHALTGIRWHDPHFRTGYDKWLAYGQAKTANTLFAVHLDAVGKGDGVRAFALHPGKIITGLQREMTLQAQIDRGWVDEHGTVIGDGFKSPSQGAATGLWAATSPLLDGRGGLYLEDCDVARVAATGTPMDDGGVRAYAIDPDEAARLWSLSLAVTGATPIIR, encoded by the coding sequence ATGGCCATTACTGATCAGCAGCCGCTCGGCTCGCCCTTCTCCGCCTCCACCACCGCCGAGGACGTCCTGGCCGGCCTCGATCTCTCCGGGAAGACGGCCGTGGTCACCGGGGGCTACTCCGGGCTCGGTCTGGCGACCACCCGGGCGCTGACGGCCGCCGGGACCCGGGTCATCGTTCCCGCCCGCCGCCCCGACGTCGCCCGTGCCGCCCTGAAGGAGGTGAAGAACTGCGAGGTCATCTCCATGGACCTGGCCGACATCGACAGCGTCCGCTCAGCCGCCGCGCGTATCAGCGACCGGCTCGACCGCCTCGACCTCTTGATGGCCGTCGCCGGAGTCATGGCCACCCCGGAGCGGCGCGTCGGGCCCGGCTGGGAAGGCCAGCTCACCGCCAACCACTTCGGGCATTTCACCCTTGCCTGCGCGCTCTATCCGCTCCTGGTCGCCGCAGCCGGCGCGCGCGTCGTCGTCAACAGCTCGGCCGGACACGCCCTGACCGGCATCCGCTGGCACGATCCGCACTTCCGTACCGGCTACGACAAGTGGCTGGCCTACGGCCAGGCCAAGACCGCCAACACCCTGTTCGCCGTGCACCTCGACGCCGTCGGGAAAGGCGACGGTGTCCGGGCGTTCGCCCTCCACCCCGGGAAGATCATCACCGGGCTCCAGCGAGAGATGACACTCCAGGCACAGATCGACCGCGGCTGGGTGGACGAGCACGGCACTGTCATCGGTGACGGTTTCAAGAGCCCTTCCCAGGGCGCCGCCACCGGCCTGTGGGCCGCCACGTCCCCGCTCCTCGACGGCCGGGGCGGCCTCTACCTGGAAGACTGCGACGTCGCCCGCGTCGCCGCCACCGGCACCCCCATGGACGACGGCGGTGTCCGCGCATACGCCATCGACCCTGACGAGGCGGCCCGGCTCTGGTCGCTGTCCCTCGCCGTGACCGGCGCCACGCCGATCATCCGATGA
- a CDS encoding MFS transporter, translating to MNQRASQEGWGALGLVLMLSAQFVIMLDASIVTVALPDIQRELGFSASGVQAVVTAYNTALGGGLILGGRVGDLFGRRRIFVIGMAGFAASSLLCGLALNAVMLVACRVLQGLSAAAIAPTALALLTTSFPEGPARAKAMSKFGVATVLGFIGGLVLSGPLVDSLGWQSVFYATVPVGAIMAVLAPRFIAPAAPRRRRLDVLGAGLVTFGVALIVVAPAQGSANGWTSPQCVLPLVAGIAVLAIFPAVERRHPEPLVRLGLFRSRTLRTANVVSLASGMMSGAGYLLVTLYLQEVRGCSPVRAGLIVAPVGVLNLALGTVLPRLMTRIGLRLSITGATMSAGLLLAVISTQMTASKNLVVFGLVLLPFGMAMLATTVSSTLAATSGVAGDEQGLAGGIRQTSFQLGIALGVATLLSLAGTRTTALEAANPAAGHAQALASGYQLSLYVLAGLVITTGVIAFVRLREPTPTPVPAPSS from the coding sequence GTGAATCAGCGAGCGTCCCAAGAGGGGTGGGGAGCGCTGGGCCTGGTGCTCATGTTGTCCGCCCAATTCGTGATCATGCTGGACGCGTCGATTGTCACGGTCGCGCTGCCCGACATTCAGCGAGAGCTGGGCTTCTCCGCGTCGGGAGTGCAGGCGGTGGTCACGGCGTACAACACCGCCCTCGGGGGTGGGCTGATCCTGGGTGGCCGGGTCGGTGACCTGTTCGGCCGGCGCCGCATCTTCGTCATCGGGATGGCCGGATTCGCGGCGTCCTCGTTGCTGTGCGGTTTGGCGCTGAACGCGGTCATGCTGGTGGCCTGCCGGGTTCTGCAGGGATTGTCGGCGGCGGCCATCGCCCCCACCGCCCTCGCCTTGCTGACCACCTCGTTCCCCGAAGGGCCGGCACGAGCGAAGGCCATGAGCAAGTTCGGCGTCGCCACGGTGCTCGGGTTCATCGGCGGCCTGGTCCTCAGCGGCCCGCTGGTGGACTCGCTCGGCTGGCAGAGCGTCTTCTACGCCACGGTTCCGGTCGGAGCGATCATGGCTGTGCTCGCGCCGCGGTTCATCGCGCCCGCCGCCCCTCGGCGTCGCAGGCTCGACGTGCTGGGGGCGGGGCTGGTCACGTTCGGTGTCGCGCTGATCGTCGTCGCGCCGGCTCAAGGCAGCGCCAATGGTTGGACGTCGCCGCAGTGCGTCCTGCCCTTGGTCGCGGGCATCGCGGTGCTGGCGATCTTCCCGGCCGTGGAGCGCCGGCACCCGGAGCCGCTGGTGCGTCTGGGGTTGTTCCGGTCGAGGACGCTGCGAACGGCGAACGTTGTGTCATTGGCGTCCGGCATGATGTCGGGGGCCGGCTACCTCCTGGTCACCCTCTATCTCCAGGAGGTCAGGGGCTGCAGTCCGGTCCGGGCGGGGCTCATCGTTGCGCCTGTCGGTGTGCTGAACCTCGCGCTCGGCACGGTTCTGCCTCGGCTGATGACGCGCATCGGTCTACGGCTGTCGATCACCGGCGCGACCATGTCGGCCGGTCTGCTCCTCGCCGTCATCTCCACGCAGATGACGGCCTCGAAGAACCTCGTGGTCTTCGGACTCGTACTGCTCCCCTTCGGCATGGCGATGCTCGCCACCACGGTCAGTTCGACGCTCGCGGCGACCTCGGGAGTCGCCGGCGACGAGCAGGGACTGGCGGGCGGCATACGCCAGACCTCGTTCCAACTCGGCATCGCTCTCGGCGTGGCCACCCTGTTGTCACTGGCCGGTACCCGAACCACCGCCCTGGAGGCCGCGAACCCCGCCGCCGGCCACGCGCAGGCGCTCGCGTCCGGCTACCAACTCTCCCTCTACGTCCTCGCCGGGCTCGTGATCACGACGGGAGTGATCGCCTTCGTCCGCCTCCGCGAACCGACCCCCACCCCCGTCCCAGCACCGTCATCCTGA